The DNA region CCATTTGTCTCTAATGACGCTGTCATGGCACACACCTTTTTGGTACAATGGATTGCATTTTCAACCATCTTGATGCAAGTTCATTTGCAGGTTAAAAGCTTATTTGGTCTAAAAAGCATTGCAGCTATTTAGTGCATGTCaatcacagacagcagaaaatatttaaaaaagctCCCAATTAAAGAGAAGAATAGGTCAGACCCTTCAGATATACCATAGCGAGTATCTCCCTTCTGAACAGAAAAAGCTGTCAGAAACTTCTGCAGATTATCATCTGGAGAGCAGCTTCAAAACTCAAACATTACCTGTGACATCTCAGTAAATTTACCTACTTGCTgcctgacaaaaacaaacatacacattttcAGTCATCAGGTTCTCTGATACTTACATAAACTCTCCACTGCGCTCAATTAGTGACAGTAGTCTGGGCTCCTTCTGGCCAGCCCTCAGCTCCTGACCTCTTACAGTGTGAGCATCACAATCAAGGAATTATTGTGACTGAGGATGAGAAAGGCACTTGGACATCCCAAGTTTTTATTTCAATCAACCGCAGACAGGCCTCACTTTCATGCTAGGCTTTTAAGTTAGCATGCGTGTGGTTAAACTGAAAAGCACTGGTACGTTATGATTTTGTGTTAGAAGAAGCCGTGCTTATTAAAAAGGAggcaaatgtgacaaataagaAGTCACAAGgcagtgaaaaaagagagaaatcaatTCAGTGGTTATGGTGGTGAAGTTCGTGATAGCCAGGGTCATGAACAAAATCATGGCTAACGTTATTCCGCTCAGGACCAAATGGGTTTAATTAGCTAAGTACAGATGAGATTGGTCATACTGGTATGACAAGCTTGTAGTGATCTAAATTGAAAATCAACTGAAACAGGTAAATAAACTCCCACGAGTAAAGCAGCTAACTTAGTTACTCAAAAAACAGTTAACGTCCACGTATGTTGTTACCAAATAATTTCGTCAAGTTAGCAGACTTGCTAACATTAAGAGATGTAACCTGAAGAAATGATTCagtgaagctaacgttagccaacgAGCTACAACAAactgaagaaacacatttaaaaaaaggttGGAAATGAATTCAAAAAGGATATTGCCAAGCACTCCTCGCTGCATATTCCCAAAGAGGACTCCATTCTTACCGATATGTAATAAACAGCGATTTATCATTGGCTAGCGACTTTGTGTTGGTTCAGCCCGGACGCGGACAGAGAAAGTTAAATCCCCACCCGGTGCGGCGGCGACTGCGGCGGCCTTCCGGGTGACAGCTGTTCAGCGGttgttgctaatgctaaccgcttgttagcttgttagccaGATGTTGTTGTTACTGCCGTTGCTGGACGGGGTCACAAATGTTCAGCGGAGCCGAGAAGTCAAAACATCCCCGTCAGTGTGCGTCATTCtgtcaaaaaacactgaattattcGGCTTCCCTTCAGTTCAGTGAGCAGGCTGGTCGGGCAAGCTACATGACTGACAGTTTGGGGCAGATTTAGCTATTTTGGCTCCAGTCGGGAGTTTGCTAAGTAGACTCCCTCCTCCTTCCGTCCCTCTCCCTGGTTAGTTATTCCTGGATTTCGCGTCATCTTCTTCATTTTTAAGAGGGATTGGCATCGAGTATGAGACCCATAGCGCCACCTTATGGCTAGGAGGCTGAATGCAGCATCTCAGCACTGACGGgatcaaataaaaacatcaagtggtAAAATTCATAATTATCTCCATATTGAACTTTCATTCAGTGCTGTGTCAATGCCTCTGCTTGCTGCATTGGTAAAATTATCTATTTATATTTGCTTAAGTACTATACTAAAGTACAATTTTGaaatacttgtactttacttaagCCTGTCCAATGTCCGCTACTTTATATTTCTATTCCACTAgatttcagaaggaaatattgtactttttaattCACTACATTTACTTAACTGCTATAATTATAGTTACTTTGAtttttacatgcaaacatactCCTGTATGACACCATTTATGATATTATACTATAGTAATACATTTCACCAAATGCTGTGTTATATCCCTAGTTATCctttaaatatactgtattaaTATACTGTATTATGTTAAtatgtgggctgcacggtggcgcagcaggtagtgcgcgtgcctcacagcacgaaggttgccggttcgatccccgggtcaggcggggcctttctgtgtgaagtttgcatgttcttcccgtgcatgcgtgggttctctccgggtactccggcttcctcccacagaccaaaaacatgctcattaggttaattgatgactctaaattgtccgtaggtgtgagtgtgagtgtgaatggttgtttgtccttgcgtgtggccctgcaatcggctggcgaccggttcagggtgtaccccgcctctcgcccattgtagctgggataggctccagccccccgcaaccccgaaagggataggcggtatagataatggatggatggatgttaataTGTTAGAGtattttattacattatattCTATAACATATCAATATTAATATAAACAGGAAGTATCACTTGTTAACCATGTTGCATATTAATCTGGTGTATGCTGTTTACATATACCAGACTGCTGCTCTTAATCACACTACTGTCACCTTTGCTTTGTACTTTTGTCTATCTTCTATCTATTTTTAGTTAAGTTTTATGTCtcttattatttatattttattctttctctattcatctgtatttatttctgtccttatgctgctgcagcaactgAATTTGCCCCCTGGGGACTTACCTTATTTTGCCTAGTGAGTACTTTCAGTTTTGAAGgtagtacttttactcaagaaGAATTTTGAATGCTTGACTAGTGCATTGTTATtactttcacttaagtaaagTATCTGATTACATCTTCCACCACTTAAAGGATATGTCATGTTCACAACATTAGGGTCTTCTTCACGACATAACCCTGGGCAGTGGTCTTGTGATGCCTTAAAGTGAAGTTCCatgtgagccctcttcacagGTTTATGAGGTTTGAGCAATTGACCTGGTATTGGGAACCACTGACTTAAGACACCATTTTTTTGTcatacattttgcatttgaagtttagaaaagagaaagaatatatatatatatataaataaagcaagtataaaaaacaaaatatttgtataaagaatatatatataaaacaaaatatagcACAAAACATGAAACGCTGGCTTGCATCCCCTGTGGTTCATTGTGCATTAGTTCTTTCTTTTTATGACACATTAATCAGGGGCATCACTGTAAACAGACCACAATTATCACCCTGTTAACACAATCTTTACTTTATTTCTATTATCCAACATTTGTACATGGCATCCTATAACCAAAACAAATGTAGGCAGAGAATTAGCTAAATTAACTGAGGCTTTTCccctgctgttattttataaCATACTATTATATTTAAAATTAATCTAAAGAACAAGTTACCTGATGCTAATCTTAATAATGTTTGTAATTAATCTAGTACATAAGGATTTCATATATTTCACTCTTGCTGTTTAGAGTCACTTGACCATGAATGACGATACATGGGAAAAGGGAGGCACAGTTAAATAGTAATGTTGTGTAATTATACTCCACAGAGGGATGCTTTAGCAGTAGTTTCACTAATGTGACTTCTCTCAGTTGTTGTAGGTTTTAATCTTATGAATAGCATAAGGGCTGGAGTCTCGATGTGGCCAGATGTCTCCGTTGGGCAGATCTCTCGTCTGTTCCACTTCACGATCGACCATCTCTACAGTCAGAGTGGAAGGACTGAAGATGTCTGTTGTGCGGTAGGATTGTGTGAGGCGACGGAAGGACGACGTGTCTGAGACCTCGTCATCAAAGAGGTCCTCCATGAGCTCCTTCCGCTGTCTCCTAGATGCTTTCAGCTCATCGTTCAGCTCAGTAACCAGATCCTTAACATCTCTCACCAGCGTGGAGCGCAGACCGAacaagcagagcagaaaaaccAGACCAGCACAGATGCCAGAGACAAAGTACAGGGCCACTCGCTCTGGGAGACCTGGAAGAAATCAAACTAAATTCAAAATGTGCAGCTGTGAGACTCAGCATGTTTGTTCACCCTGCACCAAATCATTCCTGAAAACACTACACTGGTGtttttaggtgttttttttactaCAATTCACTACAAATTGCTTATACTTTGCATTACTGTGGACAATTTACCAAAAAATTCCATAAGCTTTGTTTAATTTGGCTTTAACTTCCCAAGCAGCGACAAACTCGCTGTACTATATGAAAATCAGCTTGCAGAGGTTTTAAACTAGGCTAATGATCACTGGGAACATTAAGTCGTCTTTATTGGCTTCATTTCTTCTGTGTTACCATTGTACGGTAATGTAACCTTgacaaaatatttcaatatATATAAACACGTTCTTTACTACATAGAAAAATGGAGAGGAgccatttttatatatttaatatgttcagtttgtgcagaaggaggcaaaagaaacacaaagaagcaCATACTTATGATTAGCAatgatgtactgtaaatgtgatgTGACTGAGCACTACTACTAAAACACCTTTGTGGCCCTTTAAATGTTATCTACAACAATGCAAAGAAATGTACATGCTACTCTGGCCTGAGGTCTCCAGGCATCAGTGCACATACCCAATATTTTTTCAATGATCTCCAGAGAGTTGGTTAAGAGCACGTTTTGAGGCCTGTAGGTGGGGCCAGTGTAccatccacctgcaggtgagaGGGGTCTGGGCTCAGGCGCCAGTCAAAGTCTGCAGCATGCAACAAAACCTGAGGATTTTCAGCCTTACTCTCACCATGTGTGTAGTCTGAGATCATGAAAGGATCTGTTGACCCTCGGCCCACATCTTCCAGCAGATACCGGGgcactgaagagaaaatgaaagggtTTTCTTTCTATTATTTTTTACATGATGCTGCAAACCATGTCAATCACAAGCAGCAGCATCCGGTTCGTCACGTACCACAAGTGAAGGACACTCGCAGGTGTTTCCTGGTGCCAGCGAAGCAGGGGTCCCCAAAGGTTTGAGTATCAGCCAGGACGGAGCAGTTCGCTCTGCCATGACACCTGCGTGACACCTTCCTCAGAGCCGAGGGTGACAAACACTCTGCAATAAATGAAGTTTAGTAAAATTAATAACTGGAATCAGTTTGATATTGCACAGTTATGATCTCAAATCTCATTTCTGATTAGTTACATTGGAATTGTGATTAAATAGTCTCACTGAAGATGCACCGGTGAACTGATCATTTCTTTGCAATTCAACCACTATTTATACTAACAGATGAATGAAAGCACAACAGTTATTCTCCACTGTGTCTATAAACGTGATATTTCTTCCACTGTTTAGCTACAGGATGACAGTGAAGCGCTCTGCTTCAGACCCATGTCAGCATGGGATCCAGGTTCCTGAGGACAGTAGGGACTTCCATGCAGCAGGTGTCCAAACGTGGCGGAATAGATCGCGAGGACGGTCTCATTTTTGCACATCAGCCTCAGACGCTCGTTTTCACACACCAACCTTGTCCGGTGGTGCTCTGCAAAACAcacgagacacacacacacacacacacacacacacacacacacacacacacacacacacacacacgcatgttgtgtttatatcacttgtggggacattacatagacttacattcttttcctggagccttaccctgtacctaacctaaccttacctaacccgtaaccctatcctcagtctgcaccctaaaatgtaatgatttacattaaggggacctgcattttgtccccataagggaggtcagtccccacaatgtgactgtgtaaacagatttttgtccccacaacgtgataaatacctggtcacacacacacacacacacacacacacacacacacacacacacacacacacacacacacacacacacacacacacacacacacacacacacgcacacgcacacacagatcacttgtggggacattacatagacttacattcatttcctagAGCCTTACCCTAATTCTAGacataaccactatttgcctattcctaaccctgtactataggagaaagaaaacagcaaaataaatagataaataaatactgtgCTGTTTTTAGCTCCTTGTCATCAATGATAGATGTTATGTCACTGCTGAGCTTCATTCAGTCACTGGTTTCCCTTTAGGTACAATTTTGAGGAACTTGTTCTTTacttcttgttttatttctttatacTTCAACAGTTCTCCACCACATTGTACTTTATTTAGAAGCTCTATTTACCAATAACTTTGCAGATTTTGATTATGAGTACAAAATAGACATCAGCTGATACATTTTAATATATTATTAAAGGTTAAGCTACCTAGCAATATATGAATTTACTTAAATTAGCTCCAGATGCAACATTAAGGTTTTCTGATGAATGCATCAgtgatgagtacttttactttggctactttaaatatattttgatgctCATACTTTTGTGCTTAaacttttgcatttttaaggcaggacttgtaacagagtatttttacactgtagtATTGCTATTCTTACTACTATTTTTTATGACTTGTACCACTGCtggtttcatttgtgttttcaaatcaaatttagAGAAATGAAAACGGTTGAAATGGATAATCCACCACAGCGGACATCACTGACTTTTAttactgctttttgttttggataaatacaaaaacacatcaagttaAGTTTGCTGAAATAATGCTTGAGTTTTTATCAAGGTGCACTTGTATACTTatcataaatacataaataaatacaaaaatacaaataaaaaattgTATGTGATGAGCTtaaacatgcaacacacacaattTGGTTGCTTAATACTGTCAATTTATTACAtgtgcaaagaaagaaaaatcacctgtttgaaatgttgaaacCGTGACCACTACTCCCACATGATTGTCGACATAATTAGagttcatactgtatgtacaggaCCTTAGCAGCATACCTGGTCTGCACTTGTAGGCGACTAGGAGGTACTTGCTGGTGAGAGGACAGGGGTCCTGACCAAACACCGGACTATAGACGGGGATGTGACAGGAACGTCGATCCTGACACTCTGACAGCACTTTCTGCAAGAGCGAGGAAACGTGTTGCGTACAAGAATCGGCTGTGAGTCAAGAAAGCATTCAAGgaaaacaaagtgctttactAAAACACAGACTTCACATTCGTCTTACTGTGGCTTTATATACCT from Chaetodon trifascialis isolate fChaTrf1 chromosome 5, fChaTrf1.hap1, whole genome shotgun sequence includes:
- the LOC139331213 gene encoding protein eva-1 homolog C isoform X2, translating into MHNDSAMEFFFVFLSLLLALKIHTAHSAPDFSMYLHTILKNHTAHACEGDTLIIECPSRTSVTVLSAFYGRRVPNQHLCPSATSNITAEEDTECSSSAAIEKVLSECQDRRSCHIPVYSPVFGQDPCPLTSKYLLVAYKCRPEHHRTRLVCENERLRLMCKNETVLAIYSATFGHLLHGSPYCPQEPGSHADMECLSPSALRKVSRRCHGRANCSVLADTQTFGDPCFAGTRKHLRVSFTCVPRYLLEDVGRGSTDPFMISDYTHGLPERVALYFVSGICAGLVFLLCLFGLRSTLVRDVKDLVTELNDELKASRRQRKELMEDLFDDEVSDTSSFRRLTQSYRTTDIFSPSTLTVEMVDREVEQTRDLPNGDIWPHRDSSPYAIHKIKTYNN
- the LOC139331213 gene encoding protein eva-1 homolog C isoform X1 — its product is MHNDSAMEFFFVFLSLLLALKIHTAHSAPDFSMYLHTILKNHTAHACEGDTLIIECPSRTSVTVLSAFYGRRVPNQHLCPSATSNITAEEDTECSSSAAIEKVLSECQDRRSCHIPVYSPVFGQDPCPLTSKYLLVAYKCRPEHHRTRLVCENERLRLMCKNETVLAIYSATFGHLLHGSPYCPQEPGSHADMECLSPSALRKVSRRCHGRANCSVLADTQTFGDPCFAGTRKHLRVSFTCVPRYLLEDVGRGSTDPFMISDYTHGGWYTGPTYRPQNVLLTNSLEIIEKILGLPERVALYFVSGICAGLVFLLCLFGLRSTLVRDVKDLVTELNDELKASRRQRKELMEDLFDDEVSDTSSFRRLTQSYRTTDIFSPSTLTVEMVDREVEQTRDLPNGDIWPHRDSSPYAIHKIKTYNN